The stretch of DNA GAGTCTAGATCATGTTCGTTCATGTGGTCACACACTGAGACAGGAAACACCAGTGGCAGGTTTCTCCTCAAACTGTTTTATCACATTAACGACTGTAGACGAGCTGGTTTCCTGCTAAAATCCCAAAGTTAAACCGATcgactttttccatttcaggCTGCGACTTCACTGCAAGAGGAACAAGTTGGTTAGAGAACTGGAGGAGATGGTTCGACTGGCCACATCTCTACATGCTCAACTCAAAaggtttgttcatttatttaggaATAGTAAAGGTGTAACACAACTGTGGTTCCTGTTTTGGCTGCTTTCGGTACATATGAGCCTCCTTTACGTCTATAAAGGTTCTCGGTCATTCAGCTCATGGTATATCCCAAACAACAAATGTCTTTGGACATGTTGATAGCAATGATAGATAGAGCTACATAAAGGAGACCCAAGTTGtaataaatctgtatttttatacaAAGGTTTGTAAGGTCTTAATTGGTTTTGTCAGGCAAGTTTagtgacattatttattttgtattattttgttgagttgttcttcttcttttgggatttttgcCAGCTTTGACACAAGCCAACCACCATTAAACCAGAAGAAGACGTTTTGACGCTACAGGggtgtggttttggtttatggcagatctaaaattaaaaaaaatgtctggatcGGCCCCAATTCTGATCAGGGCATCGGTACTTGTTTCAGATGTAGCACTCATGTTGGAATATCAGATAGTTTAAATATCACTGGGCTTGATATGGATAAAGGGTCAACGTCTTTGTTctgacattcatttgtttgtgtttctcctccAGTTTGTCAGCCAGCACCCTGTCCTGTTCATCTGGCAGCAGTCGAGGATCTCTGACGTCCAGCCGTGGCTCGCTAGCCACCACCTCCAGCCTcggctccacctcctccctcagcTTCACTGACATTTACCTGGAGCAGCCTGAGCTGGCTGACCCGGACTTCCAGAACAAGCTGGACAGCCTCCTGCAGGAGGGCAGCCCGGGCGGCTACCGGCCCTCCAGTTCCATCACCACCATACACGAGCATGAGGTGGTGACGGGCTGCGCAGGAAGGAACACTGGGATGGCTGCCGAGGTCAAAGCAGGAGGGCCGGGAGGAGATGCAGGTagtgctggaggtggaggtacaggaggtggagtggagtCGTCCAGGATCCAGGCCCTCAGGATGTCGGAGACTCCTCGTTCAATGAGCTCTTTATCTCCGCGGTCGTCTCTGTCCTCGCTATCGCCGCCATGCTCGCCGCTGGTCACGGACACTAGCTTCCTGTCAGGGGACACTTTTGCTGGGCAGATGGGGTCCGGTGGACTGGGCTTGGATCAGGAGCTCCACAGCAGGCTAGCAGAGCTGGAGCTCAGAATGGACTCTGAGAAGCAGCGACGGGAGGACGGTGGCCCCAGAGacctggaggagaagcagaaccacaacaccacactGGGAGAGGAGGGCAAAGGTAAACAAGAAGCTTTTAAATCTTGTTCATCAGCAGGGAAGGTCACACCTAAAGGAAAAATTACGCTCTTAGCTTCAGGGGTTTGCCCACATTTACAaagcctttttaaaaatttgaGCTACCATCAGCTGGGAAAcgaggaagagctactatttactaggaagctagaaagaactactattagctggctGGCTAGGAAGATGGGAaagctaccattagctaggGAGAGCTATTTTCAGCTGGGTTGCTAAGTATCCTAGAAAGCTAGAAAACGCTGCTCTTAGCTAGGAGGCAAAGAAGGGCTAATATTGACTTGGAAGATAGTAAGCAATGGGAATGTACCATTAGGTGGGTTGCtggaaagagctactgttagccgggtggctaggaagagctactgttagctgggtggctaggaagaGCGAATATTAGCTGGTTGGCTAAGAAGAGCGAATATTAGCTGGGTGGcttggaagagctactatttgcAGGTAGATGATCATTTTGTCAAATAATCTGCAGTCAAGATTAGCGACGATCAGAGAAAGAGATGATGTCACACCTCCAGCATCACTGAAAACTCTTTATTGGAAAGCACGATACCAGGAATCCTCGTGTGTGACGAGAAATTGGATACTGAGTGTGTGAAACCCGATAAAGAGACGAGAGGTGAAGGTGAGGATGGTGTCCGGTTGCTGCAAGAGCTGGGTCACTGGTTTGAATTATAtttgtccattttattttctggtcTATCAAAAATCATCATCGCCCTCATCAAACATTAGAAGCAGCATTCAGGAAACGTCTGCACTGGATTCATGGAGGGTTGCAGTCTTATTAGGAACTAGAAATAATTTCAAGTGAGAGTCTGTTGAAGTTTGAACTGCAGGTGAAAGGTGGTGTCTGGTTTCCTGTTTGCACCCCAGGCAATCAGGTGTAGAGGTCTGGCTGCCCTCTGGTAGTTTCTGAACATGTTTTCTCCACGTGGGGTAAACACCAGGTGAAGAGTTtccaggagagaaagaaacatggagatagaaaaacaaccagttgttggaacaagtgtttgaaaagatgaaccaagctGGAGTCGATGTGGACAGAAACtttggagacgtggagacatcttggtcgtcttctcctcctccttcatctcctccttagTCGGTGTCCACCTTTGTCTATCTTCTGATTCTTGTTGTCTCCTCTATTTTTccccttccttcttctcctggtcttttgtcttttcttttgtccctcctcctccctcttcactctcgtcctccttcttcttctgttctatttccagtGGATGTGATTGTCCTCATCATCAGAACTTCTTCATCAATGTACTTCTACAGTTACTGATGTTTCGATGTAAACACATGTATCTCATGACATCATTTGATtctgtctccatggaaacagacAATCTCTGATTACAGTCATTGATCAGACAgaattttgatttgttttgactcctgttgtttgttttttgattttagATGCGCCTCCTCAGCTTCGAGGGACGGGAGCAGGGGCAAGGAAGATTGGCGTTACCTCTGCGGTGTCTGATGAATCGGTGGCCGGCGATAGCGGCGTGTATGAGCCGTCGGAGCGCAGGTACCTTTTGTACTACTCTGTATTGTCCCTCTTAcaatcaaaatgtaaaacttctttttttgttaacatatgcgtctctgtgtgtttgtcctccaGGCCCGGCCTCCCTGCAGATCTCCTCCTGGGCTCCTGTGAGGAGAGGTTGGTGCCAGGCTGCTCTCAGGTGCAGCTCGGCTTCCGCTACGAGTCCAGAGACCAGCGCTTCACGGTCTACGTCATGCAGCTGTCCAACTGCAGCGCCCTCTGTCTGCCGGCTGACCAGAAAATGTATGAGCTTCAAAGCTTCAAAACTGTTtaagactgtttgtgtttttgtggcagAGGCAAGTTGACATGGTTTACTTTGTCCTCAGGCCTGTTTGTTAAGTGACATGTTTAAGGCCTCTGTCGTTATTTGCTCAAAGACGAGTGTCTGTATGTTTACTGATGGCGTCACTGTCAAACGTTAACTGGATCAACAAATGATCAGCTGTATACATAGAATTCAAATTAAAGCTTAATTAGTTTACCAGACTCCTTTAAAGACAGAAGGTTAAATGGAATCACTTTACAAAAAGCAGTTTTCTTTAGATGTATTTTGCAAactttaataaatgtttaactttgTCGCTGTTGTTCTGATCGATTCCCTCCAGGTATGTACGTGTAGCGGTGCTGCCGTGCGTGGACTCGACCCCCTGTCTCTTCCGAACGCGCGTCTCGCTGCCTCAGGACGTCGTGGAGTTCAATGAGGTGTTCGGCATGCAGATATCTCCCAATGCACTGCGGCAGAAGACCCTGAGGGTCGACATCTGCAATAATACCAAGTCGGGCCACGAAGAGTGTCTGGtgagctgattttttttccccactatTTTCtccttagcttcctagcctccccgCTCATAGTTTCGCCTCTCAACTTCCTAGACTCTAATCGTAGCTCCTACTGTTTCCcgttttgaatgatgaatacagactaTTGCCACCTGCTGGCATGAAGAGTTACTTCCTCTCAGGTGCAGAATATATCAGCTGGTTATTGGCTCTAGTCTTTGTGGTGCATTCAAGctcaactttttggtccagacgcAGGAGACATCTAGGTTGCTGGTTGTTCTTacctttttgtttaatttcctttaaaGCCCTCGATGGTCTTTCCCCGCTGTGTCTAACTGAGCTCCTGTGTCGCCACACCCCAACCAGAGCCGCAAGGTCCTGGAACAGCAGCTGTTGGATGTTTTCCAAAACTAGACTGAAGTCTAGGGGTGACAGGGTCTTCACAGTGTGTGACCCCAGTCTCCCTCTCTACATTAGAAACTCCCAGTCCCTAGACTTTTAAACTCTCCCTAAAAACCCCACTTCTTCTCCCTGGCATTTCCTAAACAAGCACAAGTACTGTAGTTTTTATCGTTTACcataattgtttttattgtaatctatttatcttttttacTCTGCTGCACGGCTCCTTGATCGACTGCTGTCGTCTTAGagatgctttataaataaagttgagttaaGCCAACAGTTCGCCGTGTGCCAACAAATAGAGTCTCCAAGCCTTTAACATCTATTATGTCAGAGTGATGACAGCGTTTGACATGTTTATGTGTCCTGAGTTACAGTTTTaacattcctcctcctcctcctcctcctccctccaggcCGGAGCCCAGATCAGCCTGGCTGACGTCAGCTGTTCGGAGGAGAGACAGACGAAGTGGTACAACCTGCTGAGCCGAGTCTACATGCCCGACATCAATAACAAGGACAAAGACAGCCAAGCGGCCGGCAGCTCTGAAAGGGTACAGAGCAGGAGACACCTGGTGGACACTGTCTGAACTACCAGTCACTGTCAcgtttaaataaaattactttattactttattataaaGCACATTCAAGACCAACAAATGTTGACTAAAGTGCTGCACAGAATAGTCAAGGCGTGGgacaatataaaaacatattaaaacacagtcaacacaaaaacatagaCAATGAAGGCGTAAACAAAGAAGAGCATGCAGAGGTAATCTGTTCCAGAGTTTGGTGGCTACAGctgaaatttaacatttaacatcagtgcgcaaagagaaaaaaaaacctttgacAACATTTGAAAAAATCATCCAAAAGTTACATTATACAACTGGTTTTATGGTGAGTTTTgaatgaagtaaaaataaaagatgtttctgtttcagactCGTGTTTCCAGCAGAGTCAGAGCTCCCGAGGACGACGAGTGGTGAGTGTAATTTTCTCTTCTTAACTTATTCCCTCCTTCTTTTCGGGCTTAAATCAAATCTTAGCTTTTAAACACAATGTGTGATTTAAGATTAAAGTAACAGCTGGTTGTTTTTTAGGCATGAAGACCCTCTGGACCCAGACGTATTTGAAGACGACGAAGTAAATGACTTGGAGGCGGCGGTGCTTCTGGAGGAGGAGTTTTATTCTAACAACAGCCAATGGGAAGccgacaaggaggaggaggaggaggagaagaagaagatggctgccagacctcctcctcctcctcctcaacggGCAGCGGCGGCAGCCATGACAGAGAAGGTAGTTGTCGTTTGTTTTCCCAGCAGCTGTCCGTCAGCTCTCAAGGTGCGAACTCTAAAACCCTGTTTCTGGTTTCCTTCGTCCAGGTGAACAAGGAGACGAGCATGGACGGCCTGCCCTCGTCCCGTCACTGCTCCGTGGTTCGGCCCAAGGAGCGGCGCCCGGACGTCCGCCAGCAGAACCCGTTCATGAGGGGGAACACCATCATCCGCTCCAAGACCTTCTCCCCGGGACCTCAGAGCCAGTACATCTGCAGGGTAACTTCAGCCTGATCActcgtttccatggagactgaATCAGAACGATGccttcagatgtgtgtgttaaCGTCAAAACAGCAaggaactgaagaagaagaagaaggaaagtaGTGGGGGGAAgaggtgaagaaggagaaaaggaatAAGGAAGAAGTGGTtgagaaggaaatgaaagggGGAAAGATGGGAGAAGAATGTAACAAGGAGGGGGGTAGAAAGGAGGTGGAGAAAATGCaatggaataaaagaaatagaaaagaagGTGGAGGAAGAAATGTAGCAGAGgagaaatagaaaatgaaataaaggggGATAGGTGTGgagtgaaggagaaggaaaagaaaatatggaaGAGGGTGAAGTAAAAAAGGTataagaaaaagaggaggaagaaagggggagaataacaagaacaaaaaggaaaagaggaggataaAGGTGAAGAACAACAATGTTGAACAACGGGAGAAGTAAAAGGATAGACAGACTCTACAGCTGATCCATCAGTCTGATGTGACTGATCGTTTGAGGACTAACACTCTGTCCTCCTGTTAATAAATCTCTCTGCTGTCTTCGTTCTCCCAGATTAACCGGAGCGACAGTGACAGCTCCACGCTCTCCAAGAAGTCTCCGTTCGTCAGAAACGCCTCAGAGAGACGCAGCATGCGCATGAAGAAGGTAGAGACGAGACGCCGCGTGTGTCCTCCAACCTCTCTGTGTCTTCTGTCCTCACTTTCTCCGGACACGTTTAACTGCCCTCTGCTTTCTGAGCCTTAAAGCCACGTTAATATTCAACTACAGTCTGAATGTTTAATGCAGCACTGACATTTGACATCTATTAATTCAGAGCAGTGGTGTTGAAGTCATTTTCGTACAAGGGCCACATACAGAACAGTTTGATGTCAGAGGAGCCGAAACCaataacacaatataataaCAACCTATTAATGAATAGCAAcagcttccctttgttttagtgcaaataagtaCAAGTACATGATGGTCGTGTTTAACTGTTGCACAGACGTGTATTTTCCACCTAGGCCTTCAATGAGCTCCAACCTTCTTGAAAACACGTCTTAATATGATGACAATACGACACcgctgctaaaaaaaacatcaacatcatatGGAAACATGACATAACAGGATGTTGCATCGTAGACGGTGTCTCATACAGGGAGACGAATCGTCTCCTTTCACTCACTGCAGCCACCAGAGCCACATATGTTAAATTGGgacgaagtgtccttgagcaagacaccgaACCCTCAATTGCTGCCAGTGTCCCTGACTGTCAAAGTGCTTTAAGTgtcaataggtagaaaagcactatacaaaagcaagaccatttaccaaatccagcagaagcattAATGTcgacacaataacaaaaatacataaaatatgtaaatataattcattttactcaccagGACTTAAGAAACTATTTAGCCTGTAAACCAAAGGTAGCGCTCATAGTTGTTGACCTGAAAGACACGGACACAACCTTTCACCGTCTGAGCTTTATTCACAATATCCAGGTTTTCATTAAAAGTCCAGAGTGAAAATGTCCAAGAAGATCTGCAACCAAATCAATAGCTTCTCCTCCTTTAGCCGTTGTGAGTTCAATAATTAGCTATTAAAACGTTAACAGAGATGATTTGTTTGTGCAGCTCCCAGTAGATGAACATGATCCACTAGCATCTCTCTGACCGTCCAATCAGAGGACGTGAAAACGCTGATGCTATAGACCCCAGAGAAGACGTATGAATAAGAACTTAAAACGTGATTGGTTAAAGGAACTATGTGTTTCAAGCTTCAGTCGCCTGTAGTTTTAATTGTGGAGTCTCAGGCAGATTTCTGTGACTCCAGCAGCacatgacagaaaaaacaagtgATTGGATTTAAAACTTGAATGTAAAGTTACACTGAAAGATGCTAAAGAGACGAGCCACGAAATGAAAAGTCTTGCTGATAAAGTTTAGGCTTCTCTGGCCCTGACGTCGTCGCCACTGACATTTCAAGAACGAAGAAGTTTTACAAAACactttatgaaaaaataaattctttaaaaaattgcttcagaaaaataagtgcagttttATGGCCTTGCTGCCGGCGGCTGTTTAGTTCTTTAATTCTCTGGAATATTTCTCCTTGactttgtctccaggaaacctTTTCTCGTCTTTTAAACGCAGCCTTCAGTGATGCTGTTGTTGGGTGCAGCTTTTACCTGAATGGACTCACTGGGTTCTgtttagagatttttttttttgtagcttttaaATCAACACTAAAATAATTGAATGTTGATCTCCTATTGATGATGACCCCACGAAACTTacacttagactttaatgatccacaagggaaattacttgtcacagtagcttagttgcacacaaaagtaaacactcttaaaaactacagtaaaaaaatgagataagatgagatttaaaataaaataaaaaataagtattatctattcagataaaatggaaaacagtgTAGTCAAAATATGAACAGAATCAGCATTGTGAacaaatttacaatttacagacatgtttagtcacgtgacttttcttctttcaaattTTTGTTGCTTTGATTCTAGCCACTCGCCATTAAAAAGAGGATGAAGACAATGTTTTGATGCTGCAGGGTTGTGGTTTATGTTTATAGccgacataaaataaataactataaaaacATTAGACTTGGCTGAAGCCTGATACCGATCGTTTTAAAAAAGCCTGGATCCAGACCTCCTgacttcttcactgataaataaTTTGTAACCTTGTCCCTCCCTGCTTCCCCTCAGCCTCCCATGCCGGTTAAAGGTCTGGACGGTCTGCTGCGGACTTCcctggacctggagctggaCCTGCAGGTGTCCCGGACGAGGAAGACCCGGCTGGCGCAGGAGCTTCGGGTCCTCCGGGAGCTGAAGTCGGAGCTGGAGAAGGCGAGGCAGCAGGGCCAGAGGGAGCTGCCCGTGTGGGTTCAAGAAGACGAGCGCTTCCGTCTTCTCCTCAGGCAGGCTGAGAAACAGGTGACTTCAGCCGTCCAGTCAGTCCTGCAGGGGGGTGGTGCCCCGCATCGATTATCTAAACATTTTATCATGGTTGTTAAACTTTCAGACTCgagaggagcagctgcaggagaagcGGGTGGAGAAGATGATGAGGGCCGCGGCCAAGGACGTCCACAAGATCCGAGGCCAGAGCCGCAAAGAAGTCCCCGAGGTCCAGACCTTCAGGTACAAACTGCTAGTACTGTCAAAGGGGATTAACTCCGCCTGCTTCTTAGCTTCGTGTAAACCaacattatttacagttttacgcaaaataaaagcgatatttctgaaattttggtAAATTACGCtatgtacgtgtttccattaaaagACGTTTTGCAAATCAGCTGTAACTCTGGTCACTTGAGACTGGAAGGAGAAAGCTGGATTTCAagtgaactggtcacatgacctcctgtgtcatctccggtgacgggaaaatgtcaacaaaaaaaagtgtttccgttGTCCTTTTGTGATAAACTCTTATATCTatttgtctgaaaaaccacctcataaGAGCATCAAAgtgttttagtgacatttgagagttattttgaaatgtaggtgtttccatgaccagttttttattgtgatatttaggttgtgcgcatttctaggggtaatgggaAGGCAGCAAGAGACTCCAAGGAGTTCCTGGTCCCATTCAGGAAATAGTCAGGTCTtctgaaaatgttaattatgagtttggtcttttttttgtctggtccGGCAAACctataaacaaaaaatacaataaaaaaaacaaggtaaaTCAAGGTAAAATCAACACAAAGTTCTGATCTGATTGGCCAATCTGAGCCAAACCTGACTGGTCCACAACAATGTcaatcaaaaatatttaaactgctttttcaacagagcaaaaaaaaaatctaagttGCCGTTTGCTTGTGCATAAGTAGTCTTTGTCATGCGTTCAGTTCTTTTCCCAGTCTCGGCTAGTCCTGTCACTTAGATCATATGCCTTCAACACgaggtctgtgacccctagggggtccccacaggtactgcaggagggtcacAAATACTTGggttaattagacatttttatttttttttttaattttcccccacaaatttaaatttctttaaatacacatgaacatgaatccaacatattttggtaaagggataagggatagttaaatattgaatgcaaaataataatgtatatctaTAAACAGCACTAGCCTGAGTTaaatatggaacacatatagtaggtagggggtccctacttaatctctccatcagtttggtccGTGACCAataaaaacgttgaagactcgtGCCTTAGATATAAACTTAATCTTCCAAACTCTTCCTTCAAGCTGACTCTGTGTTCTGTTTCCAGAGAGAAGATGGCGTTCTTCACACGAGCAAAGTCCTGCATCCCAGACCTGCCGGCCGACGACGTGTAGAGAAGCATTTCAAAGTATTTTCCCTCCCGAGTCTGATCCTGCTGTTCACAAACTAATGAAACGAACATTTGGCGGTGTTATGAAGAATTTAAAAAcgtaataataacagtaataataaaaagaagaagaagaagattgaAAACAGGAGCTCGGCATTTCTAATGTGGATAGACTTTGTAAATTAGTGGTAGTACTgctagagctttttttttttattgttctcatcattattattattgtttcactttcatccactcttctgtttctgttactAACTGGATGTTTATAGACTCGTAGTTGTTTAAAATCATTCCATCACAAAATCCTACCGCCACGCGAAAGACTCGTACTAAAACAACACTAAATATCTTAATTGATCgcacaagataaataaatgaaaaatggtaCTAAGAAGAATTTAAGCTCAAGATTAAGCAAAAATTAATGTCAACACTTAAAAGGTATTTAACGGTGACGTACAGTACAtgtaaagtgtttattttttttaaaggaaggtTTTGAAAATTTTATACACAAACAAGCACagatggtgttttcttttttttttcttttctttttcttttttttttatttatacattagTGAAACTCTTCCGTAGGCGTCAGTATGGATCTGAGAGCTGCTCATTTTTAACCAACGACAAGTTATAAtccttaaatgttttaaaggagGGGGCGTTTCAAATCATTTCACATATAATCAACTTAATTAAAGTGGTAgaagttgttatttattttctttttgttaagttttaaaTCAGACTTTTCGGTAACACACCGAGAGAAAAAACATGAACTAATCAAATCTCGTAGACATGACGTGAACGCAAAGTGCCCTTCAACTACACACCAGAATCTGGCATCTTATAACaattacaacattaaaactggaAGATTTAGATAGAAAACAAAGCATTAAACATGTaatgaaaagggggaaaaagaagtCTTAATTTAAATTGTCCCCTTAAATTGTGTCACCAAAACTACCCACGCTGAAAACTTTAAGGATTATAACTTTTGTTGTCTTTAACTTAAACAtcaccagatgttttttttttcttttctaatgtcGATTAAAACTCAGCTCACGCAACACTACACaacaatttttcttttattttaatcggCGAGTTCTCTTTGTCTAAAATGAAACCGTATCTCTGAACCacttaaacacaaacacgcattcAACAAAGTGTAGAAACAGCACTAACTCTCACTAACACTCAGGTAGTTGATCGGATAGTCtgcactttaagaggt from Mugil cephalus isolate CIBA_MC_2020 chromosome 15, CIBA_Mcephalus_1.1, whole genome shotgun sequence encodes:
- the wwc1 gene encoding protein KIBRA, giving the protein MPRKELPLPEGWEEARDFDGKVYYIDHINQCTSWIDPRDRQTKPLTFADCIGDELPVGWEEAFDPVVGAYYVDHNTKSTQLEDPRAQWQREQEAMLRDYLAVASDALSAQKEIYQVKEQRLRLAQQEYRQLNDAWRDKSTSQTSLNSRSSSSSKYDPDILKADISTAKSRVNKLKRDLACMKQELQYKEQGFETLKEIDQKVSNSPYGYKLQETQAILNEVRSIRDAISSGEKEKQELMQKLAVLKDGFQLDSGSQQELWGSSPSLANSDLSIPRLYSDAGSQTDIPAEFMTSTNKLAEKVRLSLKYEEAKRRIATIEVQIAKLDSEAWPGLLDPERDRLILINEKEELLKELQYVSPRQRLEPNDAEKLENQKKRLERDLQAARDNQSKALTERLRLHCKRNKLVRELEEMVRLATSLHAQLKSLSASTLSCSSGSSRGSLTSSRGSLATTSSLGSTSSLSFTDIYLEQPELADPDFQNKLDSLLQEGSPGGYRPSSSITTIHEHEVVTGCAGRNTGMAAEVKAGGPGGDAGSAGGGGTGGGVESSRIQALRMSETPRSMSSLSPRSSLSSLSPPCSPLVTDTSFLSGDTFAGQMGSGGLGLDQELHSRLAELELRMDSEKQRREDGGPRDLEEKQNHNTTLGEEGKDAPPQLRGTGAGARKIGVTSAVSDESVAGDSGVYEPSERRPGLPADLLLGSCEERLVPGCSQVQLGFRYESRDQRFTVYVMQLSNCSALCLPADQKMYVRVAVLPCVDSTPCLFRTRVSLPQDVVEFNEVFGMQISPNALRQKTLRVDICNNTKSGHEECLAGAQISLADVSCSEERQTKWYNLLSRVYMPDINNKDKDSQAAGSSERTRVSSRVRAPEDDEWHEDPLDPDVFEDDEVNDLEAAVLLEEEFYSNNSQWEADKEEEEEEKKKMAARPPPPPPQRAAAAAMTEKVNKETSMDGLPSSRHCSVVRPKERRPDVRQQNPFMRGNTIIRSKTFSPGPQSQYICRINRSDSDSSTLSKKSPFVRNASERRSMRMKKPPMPVKGLDGLLRTSLDLELDLQVSRTRKTRLAQELRVLRELKSELEKARQQGQRELPVWVQEDERFRLLLRQAEKQTREEQLQEKRVEKMMRAAAKDVHKIRGQSRKEVPEVQTFREKMAFFTRAKSCIPDLPADDV